From the genome of Deltaproteobacteria bacterium:
TTTCGCACTCGGCGCTGTAAGTTTCAAAGTTACCCAGTCGCACCAGCAGATCTGCGACGTGATGCGGGCATTCACAATGCAGTGCGACAGAGGTAGTCGCTATTTCTGCAAGTGCCTTGTTGTCAAATCGGCGGGGCGGTACGGCAAGATTGGGTTTCACCACGATGGTTCCGCCTGGCTCGACGCTGGGATGCAGTGCGCCGCAAAGGATAGCAAGCTCATCCATATTCATCGGCGCGCGCACAAGGTGGCAACCGAGCGACCTCAGATCCCGCTCATGCTGCCGCGAGGCATAGCCGTATTCCACCACGACACGCTGTGCACTCACCAGCCGCGCCAGGGCGCGAACCGCCTGCGGTGTTTCGCGCTGTATGGAGGGCGCTTCAACCAACAGTGCATCGGCCCTTACGCCGCGTAGGTCATTGGGCGCGCGAGCCACACCTTTGCTCACTGCCACGACATGCAGGACTGGCTCTGAGTGCCGCTTTACGCGCAGTGCAAGCGCCTCGCCTACGACTGCCACTCGCACTGGCTGCATGGCGTCTTCGACGGGCGTAGTGAGTGGGTGGAGCGCTAAAGGCGCACGGGAAGCTTGTTGCAACATGGTTTGCAACTTGTCTATGTCGAGTGCTGCGATGGATCCTATTGCGTATCCCGCGTCGACCAAGCGCTTAATGACCGACAAGCGGGTCACGTCCTCAGGCGCGTACTGACGCTGCCCGGCTGCGCTCTGCCTGGGCCCCACGACCTTATAGCGCCGCTCCCATACGCGCAGCGTCTCCACTGGAATTCCCGTGAGGCGCGCCACAGCGCCACTTCGATAGGCCGGTGCCGCTACGTCTTCTTGGCGACTATCCGTCACTCTGAACTCCTTTAGAACAGTTTATACAACAATGCTACCATCATTCGTTCAGTTAATGACCCTGCTATTTATATTATGACCCGTAACTGTACTGGGCGATGCATTGAAACAATTATTTTGACCAGTACAATAACGGGGACTAGCGTTTCGCATGGCTTTCGATTGCAACTCAAAAGTGCAGCGGCGCTGATGGCGGCGGGCAGGCTAACCGAGTCGGCTCAACCATAACGGTCACCCCAATCATTCACAAAGGAAACAGCATGAAAAAGTTGCTCTCCACTCTGTTAGTAACCGCTTCTATAGCTTCCACTGCTCAGGCAGCAGACATTGTTGACACCGCTGTCGCCGCGGGCAGTTTCAAGACCCTCGCTACGGCGCTCACCGCTGCCGGACTTATCGAAACCCTTAAGGGCCCCGGACCTTTCACGGTGTTCGCCCCCAACGATGCGGCCTTTGGAAGATTCCTGCCGATCAACTGCAGGCATTGCTCAAAGACAAAGCCAAACTGACCGCTGTGCTCACCTACCACGTGGTTCCCGGAAAAGTCATGGCCAAGGACGTCAAAGCAGGTACGGTCAAGACAGTGCAAGGATCCTCACTGACGGTAAGC
Proteins encoded in this window:
- a CDS encoding MerR family transcriptional regulator, translating into MTDSRQEDVAAPAYRSGAVARLTGIPVETLRVWERRYKVVGPRQSAAGQRQYAPEDVTRLSVIKRLVDAGYAIGSIAALDIDKLQTMLQQASRAPLALHPLTTPVEDAMQPVRVAVVGEALALRVKRHSEPVLHVVAVSKGVARAPNDLRGVRADALLVEAPSIQRETPQAVRALARLVSAQRVVVEYGYASRQHERDLRSLGCHLVRAPMNMDELAILCGALHPSVEPGGTIVVKPNLAVPPRRFDNKALAEIATTSVALHCECPHHVADLLVRLGNFETYSAECE